From Cupriavidus oxalaticus:
GCACGTAGACCTCGATGGCATTGTTGCTGACTTCCTCGCCCCACTCGCACAGGTGGTCGACCAGCTGTTCCTTGGACACCAGCCGGCCGCAGCGCGTCAGCAGGATCTCCAGCAGGCCGATCTCGCGCGCCGACAGGTCGAGCATCTGTTCGTTCAGGTAGGCGATGCGGCCGACCTGGTCGAAGGCCAGCGGCCCGTGCCGCATCAGCGTGGCGCCGCCGCCGGCGCCGCGGCGCACCAGTGCGCGCACGCGCGCTTCCAGTTCGGACAGCGCGAACGGCTTGGCCATGTAGTCGTCCGCACCCAGGTCCAGGCCCTTGACGCGTTCGTCGACGCTGTCGGCCGCGGTCAGGATCAGCACCGGCAGCATCGCGCCGCGGGCGCGCAGGCGCTTGAGCACCTCCAGGCCGGACATGCGCGGCAGTCCCAGGTCCAGGATCAGCAGGTCGAAGGTCTGGGTCGACAGGGCGGAGTCGGCACCGAGCCCGTCGGCAACATGGTCGACGGCATAGCCAGAGTGACGTAACGAGCGCGTCAGGCCATCGGCCAGCGTGTCGTCATCTTCGGCGATCAGAATACGCATGGTTGTCTCCACCTGGCCGGCATAGCCGGACGCCCGCGGAATGGGCGCGATGGGGCTTGCCAAGCATACTGTTTTTTTATACAGTACCCGCACATTCCGCTGGGGCCGCCCGGGATGCTTCCTGAGTGATGCTTCCGGAATGGCGGCCGCGCAGACAGCCGGGCCGGCGCCGGAGCCGGCAAAAGCCGGTGCCGCGCCACATGCGGCCTATTTATACACCATTTGATTCAAGGACGACCATGGACGACAAGAAGGCAGGTGCGGGCGTGAGCGCCGAGAAGCAGAAGGCGCTTGCCGCCGCGCTCTCCCAGATCGAGAAGCAGTTCGGCAAGGGCTCGATCATGCGCCTGGGCGACGGCGAGGTCGAGAAGGACATCCAGGTGGTCTCCACCGGTTCGCTCGGCCTGGACATCGCGCTTGGCGTCGGCGGCCTGCCGCGCGGCCGCGTGGTCGAGATCTATGGTCCGGAATCGTCGGGCAAGACCACGCTGACGCTGCAGGTCGTGGCCGAAATGCAGAAGCTGGGCGGCACCTGCGCCTTTATCGACGCCGAGCACGCGCTGGATGTCAGCTACGCCGGCAAGCTGGGCGTGAACGTCGGCGACCTGCTGATCTCGCAGCCGGACACCGGCGAGCAGGCGCTGGAAATCACCGACGCGCTGGTGCGCTCGGGCTCGATCGACCTGATCGTGATCGACTCGGTGGCGGCGCTGGTGCCCAAGGCCGAAATCGAAGGCGAAATGGGCGACTCGCTGCCCGGCCTGCAGGCCCGCCTGATGAGCCAGGCGCTGCGCAAGCTGACCGGCACCATCAAGCGCACCAACTGCCTGGTAATCTTCATCAACCAGATCCGCATGAAGATCGGCGTGATGTTCGGCTCGCCGGAAACCACCACCGGCGGCAATGCGCTGAAGTTCTACGCCTCGGTGCGCCTGGATATCCGCCGCATCGGCTCGATCAAGAAGGGCGACGACGTCATCGGCAACGAGACCAAGGTCAAGGTGGTCAAGAACAAGGTCTCGCCGCCGTTCCGCGAAGCCTTCTTCGACATCCTGTACGGCCAGGGCATTTCCCGCCAGGGCGAGATCATCGACCTGGGCGTGGACGCCAAGATCGTCGAGAAGTCGGGCGCGTGGTACAGCTACAACGGCGACAAGATCGGCCAGGGCAAGGACAACGCGCGCGAATACCTGCGCGAGAACCCGGACATCGCCGAAGAGATCGAGAACAAGGTGCGTGCCGCGCTGGGTGTGGCGCCGACCAACGTCGTGCCGGCCGAAGTGCTGGAAGACTGAGCGCCAGCCCGCCGCTGGAGCAACCGGAAGGGCCGGGGCATCGCCGATGCGCCGGCCTTTTTGTTTAGGCCCACGGTGGAAACTTCACGACCTCAATGGCCACGCGTCCCCCCCTGTCCCTGAAGGCCCGCGCCGTCGGCTACCTGTCGCGCCGCGAGCACAGCCGCGCCGAGCTGGCGCGCAAGCTGGCGCCCCATGCCGAATCGCCGGAACAGCTCGAGCAGTTGCTCGATGCGCTCGAGCGCGAGAACTGGCTGTCCAACCAGCGCTTTGCCGACAGCCTGGTCCATCGCCGCGGCGCCCGCTATGGCGCGGCCAGGGTGATGCAGGAAGCCAAGACCCACAAGCTGGACAGCGAACAGCTGGGCGAACTGCAGGAAAGGCTGCGCGCCACCGAGACCGAGCGCGCCCGCGAGGTCTGGCGCAAGCGTTTCGGCGTGCCGCCGGATACGCCGGAGGCACGTGCCAGGCAGATCCGATTCATGGTGGCGCGGGGATTCTCCCGGGCGGTGGTCAGCAAGATCATCCAGGGCGCTGACGAAGCGTACGGCGACGACGACTGAGCGTCTGTGTGCGGTAGTATCCGCATTCGTCGGTTCATTACCTGCACTGCAGTCAGGGTGTCATTGGCGCGCCGTTGCCCG
This genomic window contains:
- a CDS encoding response regulator transcription factor, which codes for MRILIAEDDDTLADGLTRSLRHSGYAVDHVADGLGADSALSTQTFDLLILDLGLPRMSGLEVLKRLRARGAMLPVLILTAADSVDERVKGLDLGADDYMAKPFALSELEARVRALVRRGAGGGATLMRHGPLAFDQVGRIAYLNEQMLDLSAREIGLLEILLTRCGRLVSKEQLVDHLCEWGEEVSNNAIEVYVHRLRKKIEVGGIRIATVRGLGYCLEKFQPAVAAQH
- the recA gene encoding recombinase RecA, encoding MDDKKAGAGVSAEKQKALAAALSQIEKQFGKGSIMRLGDGEVEKDIQVVSTGSLGLDIALGVGGLPRGRVVEIYGPESSGKTTLTLQVVAEMQKLGGTCAFIDAEHALDVSYAGKLGVNVGDLLISQPDTGEQALEITDALVRSGSIDLIVIDSVAALVPKAEIEGEMGDSLPGLQARLMSQALRKLTGTIKRTNCLVIFINQIRMKIGVMFGSPETTTGGNALKFYASVRLDIRRIGSIKKGDDVIGNETKVKVVKNKVSPPFREAFFDILYGQGISRQGEIIDLGVDAKIVEKSGAWYSYNGDKIGQGKDNAREYLRENPDIAEEIENKVRAALGVAPTNVVPAEVLED
- the recX gene encoding recombination regulator RecX, with the protein product MATRPPLSLKARAVGYLSRREHSRAELARKLAPHAESPEQLEQLLDALERENWLSNQRFADSLVHRRGARYGAARVMQEAKTHKLDSEQLGELQERLRATETERAREVWRKRFGVPPDTPEARARQIRFMVARGFSRAVVSKIIQGADEAYGDDD